One Aquisediminimonas profunda genomic region harbors:
- a CDS encoding DUF1134 domain-containing protein, whose amino-acid sequence MAFKFPAWAAAALSAMALVVAPASAEIRTIDPSAPAAVDPVSSSTANVTPASDPNANINADLAPAEGQAPAAPAPATSTSTSAAVREQAATGTTYHKDDVIGAAEGVFGKGAKGLAEIVEKILKDQGEPNAYIAGREASGAIVVGLRYGSGTLSHTVEGQRPVYWTGPSVGFDLGGDATKVFVLVYNLYDSQDLYRRYPQVEGRAYFVGGFSATYLRRGDVVIIPIRLGVGVRLGANIGYMKFSEKSKLLPF is encoded by the coding sequence ATGGCATTCAAGTTTCCGGCCTGGGCCGCTGCAGCACTCAGCGCAATGGCTCTGGTGGTCGCCCCGGCATCTGCCGAAATTCGGACGATCGATCCAAGCGCGCCGGCGGCGGTTGACCCCGTTTCTTCTTCGACGGCAAATGTCACACCGGCTTCTGACCCCAATGCGAATATCAATGCTGATCTTGCACCAGCCGAAGGTCAGGCACCTGCTGCACCGGCGCCTGCGACATCGACATCGACGTCGGCCGCAGTGCGGGAACAGGCCGCGACCGGCACGACCTATCACAAGGACGATGTCATCGGTGCTGCCGAGGGTGTGTTCGGGAAGGGCGCCAAGGGCCTTGCCGAGATTGTCGAAAAAATCCTGAAGGATCAGGGCGAACCCAACGCCTATATTGCGGGCCGTGAAGCGTCAGGCGCCATTGTCGTCGGACTGCGTTACGGTTCGGGCACGCTGTCCCACACTGTTGAGGGGCAGCGCCCTGTCTATTGGACCGGCCCATCGGTCGGCTTTGATCTGGGCGGAGACGCGACCAAGGTATTCGTGCTGGTCTACAACCTCTACGACAGCCAGGATCTTTATCGCCGCTATCCGCAGGTTGAAGGGCGCGCCTATTTCGTCGGCGGCTTTTCTGCGACCTATTTGCGCCGCGGCGATGTGGTGATCATTCCCATCCGGCTGGGCGTCGGCGTCCGGCTTGGCGCGAACATCGGCTATATGAAGTTCAGCGAAAAGTCGAAGCTGCTCCCCTTCTGA
- a CDS encoding gamma-glutamylcyclotransferase family protein: MAIDNFLATYGTLAPGQPNHHQLASLPGVWLTGNVKGWLVNKGWGSALGYPALVPDEAGGRIGVHVLNSPDLPAHWSRLDAFEGTQYRRVATRVETAEGCVEAWIYIEAQSASS, from the coding sequence ATGGCGATAGACAATTTCCTGGCGACCTATGGCACGCTTGCGCCGGGCCAACCCAATCACCACCAGCTTGCATCGCTGCCGGGCGTGTGGCTGACAGGCAACGTCAAGGGCTGGCTCGTGAACAAGGGTTGGGGTTCAGCCCTTGGATATCCCGCCCTCGTACCGGATGAAGCCGGCGGCCGCATTGGCGTTCATGTGCTGAATTCGCCAGATTTGCCGGCACATTGGTCACGCCTGGATGCCTTCGAGGGGACTCAATATCGGCGCGTGGCCACTCGGGTCGAAACGGCCGAGGGCTGTGTTGAGGCGTGGATTTACATCGAAGCGCAGTCTGCATCGAGCTGA
- a CDS encoding SOS response-associated peptidase family protein: MCNLYRMDEKDIRLFRDWEDLALPPILAPFDQQMYPKGKGLVLRIEGHAPVWDVMPWGVPITLPGKRPGTSVKKHVTNVRNLESPFWKATLQDPTRRCLVPFTQFAEPAPGKDAATGRPAQYWFNVPAQPVAAFAGLWRPSESGNVFAFLTCEPNPLVAPLHPKAMPVILHPTDYKRWLSGENAQSLVAPFPSQLMALVQH; this comes from the coding sequence ATGTGCAATCTCTATCGCATGGATGAAAAGGACATTCGGCTATTCAGGGATTGGGAAGACCTGGCTCTTCCCCCCATCCTCGCGCCGTTCGACCAGCAGATGTACCCGAAGGGCAAGGGCCTGGTCCTGAGGATCGAAGGCCATGCGCCTGTCTGGGATGTCATGCCCTGGGGAGTTCCGATCACTTTGCCCGGCAAGCGGCCAGGGACGAGTGTAAAGAAGCATGTGACCAACGTGCGGAACCTTGAGAGCCCGTTCTGGAAAGCGACCCTGCAGGATCCGACGCGGCGATGCCTTGTTCCGTTCACACAATTCGCCGAGCCGGCGCCCGGAAAGGATGCCGCAACCGGTCGACCGGCACAATATTGGTTCAACGTTCCCGCGCAGCCAGTTGCGGCCTTCGCCGGACTCTGGCGCCCTTCGGAATCGGGAAATGTGTTTGCGTTCCTGACCTGCGAACCGAACCCATTGGTCGCTCCGCTTCACCCAAAAGCAATGCCGGTTATCCTGCATCCAACGGACTACAAGAGGTGGTTGAGCGGTGAGAACGCCCAAAGCCTCGTGGCACCGTTTCCGTCACAGCTAATGGCCTTGGTGCAACACTAG
- a CDS encoding DUF983 domain-containing protein: MTANLLPQELPRSAWQSALRGACNRCPSCGREHLFFKFLKPISRCGSCGQDWAHQQADDFPAYLAILVTGHVLAPLIIALVNHTDLPVWGLMALIVSLALVMMLAMLQPAKGAIIATQWWLGMHGFEKPPRPSEKPKSETD, encoded by the coding sequence ATGACAGCGAACTTGCTGCCACAGGAATTGCCGAGGTCGGCCTGGCAATCGGCCCTGCGCGGGGCGTGCAACCGATGCCCGAGTTGTGGCCGCGAACATCTCTTTTTCAAGTTCCTGAAGCCCATCTCGCGCTGCGGATCTTGCGGCCAGGATTGGGCGCACCAGCAAGCAGACGACTTTCCGGCCTATCTTGCAATCCTCGTGACAGGCCATGTTCTGGCGCCGCTCATCATCGCACTTGTGAACCATACAGATTTGCCAGTCTGGGGCCTCATGGCACTGATCGTGTCCCTTGCGCTCGTGATGATGCTTGCGATGCTGCAGCCCGCCAAGGGCGCGATCATTGCGACGCAATGGTGGCTGGGGATGCACGGCTTTGAAAAGCCTCCGCGTCCTTCAGAAAAGCCTAAGTCCGAAACCGACTGA
- a CDS encoding phytoene/squalene synthase family protein translates to MTENRTALVAHARESIGRGSTSFALASQLFDRQTREWAWLLYCWCRRCDDIADGQDHGGTMSAVDDPAERLARIADLTTLALEGKETGDPAFDALGVVARECAIPHTYIYDLIEGFALDASGWHPRTEQDLLKYCYHVAGAVGCMMAIVMGADPDDADTLERAADLGKAFQLANIARDISEDDAAGRCYIPDEWLAEADIPPGEQMRPFYRSRLADIGWWLADMAQDFEASGRIGARKLPFRARWAVLAAAGIYGDIAREVAARGQAAWDRRVIVSKAAKARWILKAFFQAVGA, encoded by the coding sequence GTGACCGAAAATCGTACTGCCCTTGTCGCCCATGCAAGGGAGAGCATCGGCCGCGGATCGACATCCTTTGCTCTTGCGTCACAGCTCTTCGATCGACAGACCCGTGAGTGGGCATGGCTGCTCTATTGCTGGTGCCGGCGCTGCGACGACATAGCCGATGGCCAGGATCACGGCGGCACCATGTCTGCAGTAGATGACCCGGCAGAGAGGCTGGCGCGAATCGCGGACCTGACGACACTGGCGCTGGAGGGCAAGGAAACCGGCGACCCTGCGTTCGATGCGCTGGGTGTTGTTGCCCGCGAATGTGCCATCCCGCACACATATATCTATGACCTGATTGAAGGGTTTGCGCTTGATGCCTCGGGCTGGCACCCGCGCACCGAGCAGGACCTGTTGAAATATTGTTATCATGTCGCCGGCGCCGTGGGGTGCATGATGGCCATTGTCATGGGTGCAGACCCGGACGACGCAGACACGCTTGAGCGCGCTGCAGATTTGGGCAAGGCATTCCAATTGGCCAACATCGCGCGCGACATCAGTGAAGATGACGCCGCAGGACGCTGCTACATCCCGGACGAATGGCTTGCGGAAGCGGATATTCCTCCCGGAGAGCAGATGCGCCCGTTTTACCGGTCCCGCCTTGCGGATATCGGCTGGTGGCTGGCCGATATGGCACAGGACTTCGAAGCCAGCGGCCGGATAGGCGCACGCAAATTGCCATTTCGCGCAAGATGGGCTGTCTTGGCGGCGGCAGGGATCTATGGTGATATTGCCCGCGAGGTTGCAGCACGCGGACAGGCTGCCTGGGATCGACGGGTGATCGTCAGCAAAGCAGCCAAGGCAAGATGGATACTGAAGGCATTCTTTCAGGCGGTCGGCGCATGA
- a CDS encoding TIGR00730 family Rossman fold protein, which produces MNRLAVYCGSSPGADPVYAAAARSLGAEMAARGIGLVFGGGRIGLMGVIADAVLDAGGEVIGVIPSALEDKELAHRGCTELHVVATMHERKALMADFAKGFIAMPGGFGTLDEIFEMLTWGQLGYHTRPCGFLNVSNFYDNLFMFLDHCVTARFVTSVHRDMVIADTEPGRLLDTMQAFEPPDQAKWLDRFDL; this is translated from the coding sequence GTGAACAGGCTGGCTGTTTACTGTGGCTCGTCACCGGGTGCCGATCCCGTTTATGCCGCAGCGGCCCGAAGCCTTGGCGCCGAAATGGCGGCGCGCGGGATTGGACTTGTATTTGGCGGAGGTCGCATCGGGTTGATGGGCGTCATAGCCGACGCGGTGCTTGACGCAGGCGGGGAAGTGATTGGCGTCATCCCGTCTGCGCTTGAGGACAAGGAGTTGGCGCACAGGGGCTGCACGGAACTTCATGTCGTCGCGACCATGCACGAAAGAAAAGCCCTTATGGCAGATTTTGCCAAGGGATTCATTGCGATGCCGGGCGGTTTTGGAACGCTCGATGAAATATTTGAAATGCTGACCTGGGGTCAACTGGGATACCATACGAGGCCCTGCGGTTTTCTCAATGTTTCAAACTTTTACGACAATCTCTTTATGTTTCTTGATCACTGTGTGACTGCTCGGTTCGTGACCAGCGTGCATCGCGACATGGTCATCGCCGATACCGAGCCTGGCCGCCTGCTGGACACTATGCAGGCTTTTGAGCCGCCGGATCAGGCCAAGTGGCTTGATCGCTTCGACCTGTGA
- a CDS encoding phytoene desaturase, translating to MKRAIIIGSGFGGLALAIRLQSAGIETTVVEARDKPGGRAYFWEKDGFTFDAGPTVITDPDCLQELWSLSGRSMSDDVVLDPVMPFYRLNWPDGTNFDYSNDNAALTNEIAKLDPADLAGYQRFLEYAAGVYEEGYLKLGHVAFLDFASMIKAAPALARYQAWRSVYSIVASFVRNEKLREALSFHTLLVGGNPFTTSAIYALIHKLEKDGGVWFARGGTNRLIAAMVTQFERLGGTIRLDDPVEEIETLGDKATGVRTRSGWQADADAVASNADIMHSYRDLLTSNRRGQRAAASLERKRFSPSLFVVHFGIRGSWPGIPHHMILFGPRYKGLLEDIYKHGILPHDFSLYLHHPTVTDPSMAPEGCSTFYALAPVAHLGKAPLDWDGEIGKLLEDRILDEIQRRLIPDIRSRIVTSFRYAPTDFAHDLSAYQGSAFSLEPTLTQSAWFRTHNRDDAIPNLYFVGAGTHPGAGIPGVVGSAKATAKLMLEDLAR from the coding sequence TTGAAGCGCGCCATCATTATCGGGTCGGGTTTTGGTGGGCTAGCGCTTGCCATTCGCTTGCAGTCGGCCGGCATCGAAACCACGGTCGTGGAAGCACGGGACAAACCCGGCGGTCGTGCCTATTTCTGGGAGAAGGACGGCTTCACCTTTGATGCCGGACCAACCGTAATTACGGATCCGGATTGCCTTCAGGAACTCTGGTCGCTCTCGGGACGCAGCATGTCAGATGACGTCGTGCTGGACCCGGTCATGCCATTCTACCGACTCAATTGGCCAGATGGCACCAATTTCGATTATTCGAACGACAATGCCGCACTGACGAATGAGATCGCCAAGCTCGATCCCGCAGACCTGGCAGGATACCAGCGCTTCCTGGAATATGCGGCAGGAGTTTATGAGGAAGGCTATCTGAAACTCGGGCATGTGGCGTTTCTTGACTTCGCCTCGATGATCAAGGCGGCCCCGGCGCTTGCAAGATATCAGGCGTGGCGCTCCGTCTATTCGATCGTTGCATCCTTTGTGCGCAACGAAAAGCTGCGCGAGGCACTGTCTTTCCACACACTGCTTGTGGGCGGAAACCCCTTTACGACCAGCGCGATCTATGCGCTGATCCACAAACTGGAAAAGGACGGTGGCGTCTGGTTTGCGCGCGGTGGGACCAACAGGCTGATCGCTGCAATGGTTACACAGTTCGAACGTTTGGGTGGAACGATCAGGCTCGACGATCCGGTTGAAGAGATCGAAACGCTTGGCGACAAGGCGACTGGGGTGAGGACGCGGTCAGGATGGCAGGCCGATGCAGACGCTGTCGCGTCAAATGCCGATATCATGCACAGCTATCGGGACTTGCTGACGAGTAACCGGCGGGGGCAACGCGCTGCGGCTTCGCTTGAACGCAAACGCTTTTCGCCGTCGCTTTTCGTCGTCCACTTCGGGATCAGGGGCAGCTGGCCGGGCATTCCCCATCACATGATCCTGTTCGGCCCGCGTTACAAAGGGTTGCTTGAGGATATCTACAAGCACGGCATCCTGCCGCACGATTTTTCGCTCTACCTCCATCATCCGACCGTCACAGATCCGTCAATGGCCCCGGAGGGCTGTTCGACCTTCTATGCGCTCGCACCAGTTGCCCATCTGGGAAAGGCGCCGCTTGATTGGGATGGAGAAATTGGCAAGCTGCTGGAGGATCGCATCCTTGACGAGATTCAGCGCCGCCTGATCCCTGACATTCGTTCCCGCATCGTGACCAGCTTCCGGTATGCCCCGACCGACTTTGCGCATGACCTCAGCGCCTATCAGGGTAGCGCCTTCAGTCTGGAGCCAACCCTGACCCAATCGGCCTGGTTCCGCACGCACAATCGGGACGATGCCATTCCCAATCTCTATTTCGTTGGCGCCGGGACGCATCCTGGAGCCGGAATTCCGGGGGTCGTCGGCAGTGCAAAAGCGACAGCGAAGCTGATGCTGGAAGATCTGGCGCGGTGA
- the crtY gene encoding lycopene beta-cyclase CrtY yields MHDEINCDVAIAGGGLAGGLIALALAEKRPDLDVRLIESSPNIGGNHLWSFFDSDIALKDRWLIDPLICHHWPDYDVSFPAHHRTLHTGYNSIESERLDLVVRAKLRPDQIIAAAVAAIDTSITLSDGRSIAAPVVIDARGPADISCLDVGWQKFLGQKLRIRGGHGLVRPIVMDATVLQNDGYRFVYCLPFDADTVFVEDTYYSDGPSLEPEALRQRIAAYAQRRGWQIEAIEREETGVLPVAMGGDFAAYWDSGGAVAKAGMRAGLFHPTTGYSLPDAVRLAIAITTDPAMTPKRARAYAKRRWEERGFYRMLDTMLFRASEPDKEYKVLERFYRLSPPLIERFYAGRSTFFDKIRILSGKPPVPIGRAIRAILGYKS; encoded by the coding sequence GTGCACGATGAGATCAACTGTGATGTGGCGATTGCTGGCGGTGGCCTTGCCGGCGGACTGATTGCACTGGCGCTGGCAGAAAAAAGGCCGGACCTTGACGTCAGGTTGATAGAATCATCGCCAAATATCGGCGGAAATCATCTCTGGTCGTTTTTCGACAGCGATATTGCCCTTAAAGACAGGTGGCTGATAGACCCTCTCATCTGTCATCACTGGCCTGATTATGACGTTTCATTTCCGGCGCACCACCGCACACTTCATACTGGCTACAACAGCATCGAGTCCGAACGGCTGGATCTTGTGGTTCGGGCGAAATTGCGCCCTGACCAGATCATCGCAGCCGCAGTGGCAGCAATCGATACAAGCATCACGCTGTCCGACGGCAGATCGATTGCCGCACCGGTTGTCATTGATGCTCGCGGCCCGGCTGATATCTCCTGCCTTGATGTGGGCTGGCAGAAATTCCTTGGCCAGAAACTGCGCATCCGAGGCGGACATGGCCTTGTGCGCCCGATCGTGATGGACGCGACTGTTTTGCAGAATGACGGTTATCGCTTCGTCTATTGCTTGCCATTCGATGCCGATACGGTCTTTGTCGAAGACACCTATTACAGCGACGGCCCGTCGCTCGAACCAGAGGCCTTGCGCCAGCGGATCGCAGCCTATGCACAACGACGCGGTTGGCAGATCGAAGCAATCGAGCGCGAGGAAACGGGAGTCCTTCCCGTTGCCATGGGTGGTGATTTTGCAGCCTATTGGGACTCTGGCGGCGCGGTCGCCAAGGCGGGGATGCGCGCGGGACTCTTCCACCCGACCACGGGATATTCGCTGCCTGACGCGGTCCGACTTGCGATCGCCATCACAACCGACCCGGCAATGACGCCAAAGCGGGCCCGGGCCTATGCGAAAAGGCGCTGGGAGGAACGGGGCTTCTATAGAATGCTCGACACAATGCTTTTTCGGGCATCGGAGCCCGACAAGGAATACAAGGTCCTTGAACGATTCTATCGGCTCTCTCCCCCGCTCATCGAGCGGTTTTATGCCGGACGCTCTACATTCTTCGACAAGATCCGCATCTTGAGCGGAAAGCCGCCAGTCCCTATCGGTCGAGCGATCAGGGCAATATTGGGATATAAAAGTTGA
- the aat gene encoding leucyl/phenylalanyl-tRNA--protein transferase: MTQPLDPALLLKAYAAGIFPMADGRDAPDVYWVEPRKRGILPLDGFRLSRSLAKTLRSGRYETTADLAFADVVRLCAEQAADRPSTWINHQIEASVALLHAGGHAHSIETWERGRLVGGLYGVKLGRAFFGESMFSRATDASKVALAHLVARLRAGGFTLLDCQFITPHLASLGAIEIDRSAYLAALVSAVAGVGAGADVSAVAGAAPSGDFSALDRLFEAEGSPRKTIVSGPTSGCFIAQALVQTS; the protein is encoded by the coding sequence ATGACACAGCCGCTTGACCCTGCACTTCTCCTGAAGGCCTATGCTGCCGGGATATTCCCAATGGCTGACGGGCGCGATGCGCCTGACGTCTATTGGGTTGAGCCGCGCAAACGCGGTATTCTGCCGCTTGACGGATTCAGGCTTTCGCGTTCCCTGGCAAAGACATTGCGATCCGGGCGGTATGAAACAACCGCTGACCTTGCCTTTGCGGATGTCGTGCGGCTGTGTGCGGAGCAGGCTGCAGATCGCCCCTCCACCTGGATCAACCACCAGATCGAAGCCTCGGTGGCGCTGCTTCATGCAGGCGGGCACGCGCACAGTATTGAGACATGGGAAAGGGGCAGACTTGTAGGCGGTCTCTATGGCGTAAAGCTCGGGCGGGCCTTTTTCGGCGAATCGATGTTCAGCCGAGCGACCGATGCCTCGAAAGTGGCCTTGGCTCATCTCGTTGCGCGGCTGCGTGCCGGTGGCTTCACGCTGCTTGATTGCCAGTTCATTACGCCGCACCTCGCCTCATTGGGAGCGATCGAAATTGACCGTTCAGCCTACCTGGCGGCGTTGGTTTCGGCAGTTGCGGGTGTCGGCGCCGGAGCGGACGTTTCGGCAGTCGCTGGCGCAGCCCCATCAGGTGATTTTTCGGCGCTCGACCGGTTGTTTGAGGCCGAAGGATCTCCGCGCAAGACAATCGTGTCTGGCCCAACATCGGGATGCTTCATCGCGCAGGCCTTGGTCCAGACGTCGTAG
- a CDS encoding NADH:ubiquinone oxidoreductase subunit NDUFA12, with translation MGIFKNIFTWWEGATFGTWLGTATKGKRIGHDAEGNVYYEGGKTVGGLTRRWVMYNGLNDASRVPPEWHGWLHHMIDDVPENALPPARIWQKPPSRNLTGTVHAYRPAGAPEAGGERAAATGDYQPWSPEQG, from the coding sequence ATGGGCATATTCAAGAATATCTTCACCTGGTGGGAAGGCGCGACGTTCGGCACGTGGCTTGGCACCGCGACCAAGGGCAAGCGGATCGGCCATGATGCCGAAGGCAATGTCTATTACGAAGGTGGCAAGACCGTCGGCGGTCTCACGCGTCGCTGGGTGATGTATAATGGCTTGAATGACGCAAGTCGCGTGCCGCCCGAATGGCACGGCTGGCTGCATCACATGATTGACGATGTGCCGGAAAATGCGCTTCCACCCGCACGAATCTGGCAAAAGCCTCCAAGCCGGAATCTGACTGGCACTGTCCATGCCTATCGCCCCGCCGGAGCGCCGGAAGCGGGTGGCGAACGCGCGGCTGCGACGGGCGACTATCAACCTTGGAGCCCTGAACAGGGATGA